A stretch of Pseudomonas sp. LRP2-20 DNA encodes these proteins:
- the moaB gene encoding molybdenum cofactor biosynthesis protein B, whose translation MRVQPDAVFVPLNIAVLTVSDTRTYDNDTSGELLASRSVEVGHRLVARALLKDDLYKIRAQVAAWIADDDVQVVLITGGTGFTGRDSTPEAVQCLLDRSVDGFGELFRALSILDIGSSTVQSRALAGISNGTLVCCLPGSTGACRTAWEGILVEQLDARHRPCNFVKHLKPIEACESRG comes from the coding sequence GTGCGCGTCCAACCCGATGCGGTTTTCGTACCGCTGAACATCGCCGTGCTGACCGTCAGCGACACCCGTACCTACGACAATGACACCTCCGGCGAGCTGCTGGCCAGCCGCTCGGTGGAAGTTGGCCACCGCCTGGTGGCGCGGGCGCTGCTCAAGGACGACCTGTACAAGATTCGCGCTCAGGTGGCGGCCTGGATCGCCGATGACGACGTGCAGGTGGTGCTGATCACCGGCGGTACCGGCTTTACCGGGCGTGACAGCACGCCGGAGGCAGTGCAGTGCCTGCTGGACCGGAGTGTCGATGGCTTTGGCGAACTGTTCCGCGCCTTGTCCATTCTCGATATCGGCAGCTCGACGGTGCAGAGCAGGGCACTGGCGGGGATTTCCAACGGCACCCTGGTGTGCTGCCTGCCCGGCTCGACCGGCGCTTGCCGTACTGCCTGGGAAGGCATTTTGGTGGAGCAGCTGGATGCGCGGCACCGGCCCTGTAATTTCGTCAAGCATCTGAAGCCCATCGAAGCCTGCGAAAGCCGCGGCTAG
- a CDS encoding bestrophin family protein, with protein sequence MIVHPRPDVLRVLFTLKGSIVKRIALRCLMVTLLAALIVLVERHFPAFFYPVSATPFTLLGLSLSIFMSFRNNACYDRWWEGRKAWGKLIIETRSFVRESGVIADEKLRAELLRSLCGFAHGLNARLRNESEENATRPWLNEATPVAAHNVCDGILRDIGSHCSRLAEQGQISEWRYTLLEQRLAGLTEVQATCERIKGSPLPFPYTLLLHRTIYIFCLLLPFALAEPLGWLAPLFTTIVGYTFFGLDAIGNELEDPFGRDENDLPMDAMVRTVERDVLGALGVEPLPPVLLPVDFVLS encoded by the coding sequence ATGATCGTCCACCCCCGCCCCGATGTGCTGCGCGTGCTGTTCACCCTCAAGGGTTCGATCGTCAAGCGCATTGCCTTGCGCTGCCTGATGGTCACCTTGCTGGCCGCGCTGATCGTGCTGGTCGAGCGGCATTTTCCGGCATTCTTCTATCCGGTCAGCGCCACGCCCTTCACCTTGCTTGGCCTGTCGCTGTCGATCTTCATGAGCTTTCGCAACAACGCCTGCTACGACCGTTGGTGGGAGGGGCGCAAGGCCTGGGGCAAGCTGATCATCGAGACCCGCTCGTTCGTGCGTGAAAGTGGGGTGATCGCCGACGAGAAACTGCGCGCCGAGCTACTGCGCAGCCTGTGTGGTTTTGCCCATGGGCTGAATGCGCGGTTGCGCAACGAAAGCGAAGAGAACGCCACGCGCCCATGGCTGAACGAGGCCACCCCGGTGGCCGCGCACAATGTGTGCGATGGCATCCTGCGTGACATCGGCAGCCACTGCTCGCGGCTGGCAGAGCAAGGGCAGATCAGCGAATGGCGCTACACCCTGCTGGAACAGCGCCTGGCCGGGTTGACCGAGGTGCAGGCCACCTGCGAACGGATCAAGGGCTCGCCGCTGCCGTTCCCCTACACCTTGCTGCTGCACCGCACCATCTACATCTTCTGCCTGCTGCTGCCCTTTGCCCTGGCCGAACCGCTGGGCTGGCTGGCACCGCTGTTCACCACCATCGTCGGTTACACCTTCTTTGGCCTGGATGCGATCGGCAACGAGCTGGAGGACCCGTTCGGGCGGGATGAGAACGACTTGCCGATGGATGCCATGGTACGCACGGTGGAGCGGGATGTGCTGGGGGCCCTGGGGGTGGAGCCGCTGCCGCCGGTGTTGCTGCCGGTGGACTTTGTGTTGAGCTGA
- the moaA gene encoding GTP 3',8-cyclase MoaA, with amino-acid sequence MEQNSRALIDGFNRKIDYLRMSVTDRCDFRCVYCMAEDMQFLPRQQILSLEELFQVAERFVALGTRKIRLTGGEPLVRQGIVDLCGRIAALPGLRELCMTSNGSQLGRLAQPLFDAGVTRLNISLDSLDAERFKQLTRTGDLNQVIAGIDAARQAGFQRTKLNCVVLKGRNDHELVDLVRFAIDRELDITFIEEMPLGVINEHERGESFCSSDEVRERLAEHFTLIESTESSQGPARYWRLAEAAHTRVGFISPHSHNFCATCNRVRLTVEGRLLLCLGNEHSMDLKQVLRAHPGDAARLEKAIRDSLHLKPYRHHFEVGGEVQILRFMNMTGG; translated from the coding sequence GTGGAACAGAACAGCCGGGCCCTGATCGACGGCTTCAACCGGAAAATCGACTACCTGCGTATGTCGGTCACGGACCGCTGCGACTTCCGTTGCGTGTACTGCATGGCTGAAGACATGCAGTTCCTGCCGCGCCAGCAGATCCTCAGCCTCGAAGAACTGTTCCAGGTGGCCGAGCGCTTCGTTGCGCTGGGCACCCGCAAGATCCGCCTGACCGGCGGCGAGCCGCTGGTGCGCCAGGGCATCGTCGACCTGTGCGGGCGCATCGCCGCCCTGCCCGGCCTGCGCGAACTGTGCATGACCAGCAATGGCTCGCAGCTCGGGCGCCTGGCCCAGCCGCTGTTCGACGCCGGCGTCACGCGCCTGAACATCAGCCTCGACAGCCTCGATGCCGAGCGTTTCAAGCAACTCACCCGCACCGGCGACCTGAACCAGGTGATCGCCGGCATCGATGCCGCACGCCAGGCCGGCTTCCAGCGCACCAAGCTCAACTGCGTGGTGCTCAAGGGCCGCAACGATCACGAGCTGGTCGACCTGGTGCGCTTCGCCATCGACCGCGAGCTGGACATCACCTTCATCGAGGAAATGCCGCTGGGGGTGATCAACGAGCATGAGCGCGGCGAGTCGTTCTGCTCCAGCGACGAAGTGCGTGAGCGCCTGGCCGAGCACTTCACCCTGATCGAGTCCACCGAGTCCTCCCAGGGCCCGGCGCGCTACTGGCGCCTGGCCGAAGCCGCACACACCCGCGTCGGCTTCATCTCACCGCACAGCCACAATTTCTGCGCCACCTGCAACCGCGTGCGCCTGACGGTCGAAGGCCGCCTGCTGCTGTGCCTGGGCAACGAACACTCGATGGACCTCAAGCAGGTGCTGCGCGCCCACCCCGGCGATGCTGCGCGGCTGGAGAAGGCCATCCGCGACTCGCTGCACCTCAAGCCCTATCGCCATCATTTCGAAGTCGGCGGTGAGGTGCAGATCCTGCGCTTCATGAACATGACCGGCGGCTAA
- a CDS encoding FdhF/YdeP family oxidoreductase, whose protein sequence is MSQDQHIRDYKGPAAGWGALKSVTKSWLGSDNAFKNLRAMLKTNQNGGFDCPGCAWGESPESDMVKFCENGAKAVNWEATGRSVDPAFFARYSVSALLDQTDYWLEYQGRLTHPMRYDAATDHYVETTWQEAFELIAQHLRALDSPDQAEFYTSGRASNEAAFLYQLFVRAYGTNNFPDCSNMCHEASGAGMSETLGVGKGTVVFHDLELADAIFVIGQNPGTNHPRMLEPLREAVKRGAQVVCFNPLKERGLERFQHPQHPFEMLSNGSEPTTSAYFRPALGGDMAAMRGIAKFLLQWEREAQAKGEPAVFDHAFIAEHTSGVDDYLAAVDATSWEHIVKQSGLTLAEIELAARMYRKAERVIMCWAMGVTQHRHSVPTVQEIVNLQLLRGNVGKPGAGLSPVRGHSNVQGDRTMGIDEKPRAALLDAIEKRFKFRVPRAHGHNAVLAIKAMEEGQAKVFIGLGGNFAQATPDTPRTHAALRNCALTVQISTKLNRSHLVTGRDALILPCLGRTEIDLQAEGPQGVTVEDTFSMVHISNGQLRPRSPHMRSEPWIIAGMAKATLGNQPIDWEYAVADYSRIRSMIADVIPGFANFNQRLQHPGGFHLGNQAAERNFRTATGKARFMPHALPEELVNAKVLARGDKPDLILQTMRSHDQYNTTLYGLDDRYRGVFGLREVVFVSEADIRRLGFEPGEHVDLVSLWEDGVERRVSGFRLVPYDIPDGQAAAYYPETNPLVPLESYGEGTYTPTSKFIAIKLEKAKAGNRIEAVLAAD, encoded by the coding sequence ATGAGCCAGGACCAACACATCAGGGACTACAAGGGCCCCGCCGCCGGCTGGGGCGCGCTGAAGAGCGTGACCAAGAGCTGGCTGGGCAGCGACAATGCCTTCAAGAACCTGCGGGCCATGCTCAAGACCAACCAGAACGGCGGCTTCGACTGCCCGGGCTGCGCCTGGGGCGAGTCGCCGGAAAGCGACATGGTCAAGTTCTGCGAGAACGGCGCCAAGGCGGTGAACTGGGAAGCCACCGGCCGCTCGGTGGACCCGGCGTTCTTCGCCAGGTACAGCGTCAGCGCGTTGCTCGACCAGACCGACTACTGGCTCGAATATCAAGGCCGCCTGACCCACCCGATGCGCTACGACGCCGCCACCGACCACTATGTCGAAACCACCTGGCAAGAGGCGTTCGAGCTGATCGCCCAGCACCTGCGCGCGCTCGACTCGCCTGATCAGGCCGAGTTCTATACCTCGGGCCGGGCCAGCAACGAGGCGGCGTTCCTCTACCAGCTGTTCGTCCGTGCCTACGGCACCAACAACTTCCCCGACTGCTCGAACATGTGCCACGAAGCCAGCGGCGCCGGCATGTCGGAAACCCTCGGGGTGGGCAAGGGCACCGTGGTGTTCCACGACCTGGAGCTGGCCGACGCGATCTTCGTCATCGGCCAGAACCCCGGTACCAACCACCCGCGCATGCTCGAACCGCTGCGCGAGGCGGTCAAGCGTGGTGCCCAGGTGGTGTGCTTCAACCCGCTCAAGGAGCGTGGCCTGGAACGCTTCCAGCACCCGCAGCACCCGTTCGAGATGCTCAGCAACGGCTCCGAACCGACCACCAGTGCCTACTTCCGCCCGGCCCTGGGCGGCGACATGGCAGCCATGCGCGGCATCGCCAAGTTCCTCTTGCAGTGGGAGCGCGAGGCCCAGGCCAAGGGCGAGCCGGCGGTGTTCGACCATGCCTTCATCGCCGAGCATACCAGCGGCGTCGATGACTACCTGGCAGCGGTGGATGCCACCTCCTGGGAGCACATCGTCAAGCAGTCGGGCCTGACCCTGGCCGAGATCGAACTGGCCGCGCGCATGTACCGCAAGGCCGAACGGGTGATCATGTGCTGGGCCATGGGGGTCACCCAGCATCGCCATTCGGTGCCGACCGTGCAGGAAATCGTCAACCTGCAGCTGCTGCGCGGCAACGTCGGCAAGCCCGGTGCCGGCCTTTCACCGGTGCGCGGCCACAGTAACGTGCAAGGTGACCGCACCATGGGCATCGACGAGAAGCCCAGGGCGGCCCTGCTCGACGCCATCGAGAAACGCTTCAAGTTCCGGGTGCCACGCGCCCACGGGCACAACGCGGTGCTGGCGATCAAGGCCATGGAAGAGGGGCAGGCCAAGGTGTTCATCGGCCTGGGCGGCAACTTTGCCCAAGCCACGCCGGATACCCCGCGCACCCACGCGGCGCTGCGCAACTGCGCGCTGACCGTGCAGATCTCCACCAAGCTCAACCGTTCGCACCTGGTCACCGGCCGCGATGCCCTGATTCTGCCGTGTCTGGGTCGTACCGAGATCGACCTGCAAGCCGAAGGGCCGCAAGGCGTGACCGTGGAAGATACCTTCAGCATGGTGCACATCTCCAACGGCCAGCTGCGCCCGCGTTCGCCGCACATGCGCTCGGAGCCGTGGATCATCGCCGGCATGGCCAAGGCCACCTTGGGCAACCAACCGATCGACTGGGAATACGCAGTGGCCGACTACAGCCGCATTCGCAGCATGATCGCCGACGTCATCCCAGGCTTTGCCAATTTCAACCAGCGCCTGCAGCACCCGGGCGGTTTCCACCTGGGCAACCAAGCGGCCGAGCGCAACTTCCGCACGGCCACCGGCAAGGCACGGTTCATGCCCCATGCGCTGCCTGAGGAACTGGTCAACGCCAAGGTGCTGGCGCGGGGTGACAAGCCGGACCTGATCCTGCAGACCATGCGTTCGCACGACCAGTACAACACCACGCTGTACGGGCTCGATGACCGTTATCGCGGGGTATTCGGCCTGCGCGAGGTGGTGTTCGTCAGCGAGGCGGACATCCGTCGCCTGGGCTTCGAGCCGGGCGAGCACGTGGACCTGGTGTCGCTGTGGGAGGATGGCGTGGAGCGGCGGGTTTCGGGCTTCCGCCTGGTGCCCTATGACATTCCCGATGGCCAGGCAGCGGCGTATTACCCGGAGACCAACCCGCTGGTGCCGCTGGAGAGTTATGGCGAGGGGACTTACACGCCGACTTCCAAGTTCATCGCGATCAAGCTGGAGAAGGCCAAGGCCGGGAACCGGATCGAAGCGGTGCTCGCTGCGGATTGA
- a CDS encoding Lrp/AsnC family transcriptional regulator: protein MDSFDQHILTLLQRDASISLKDLAEAVNLSTTPCWKRVKRLEEDGYILGRVALLDPERLGLGLTVFVQLKTQRHDSAWLEQFASTVTGFEEVMEVYRMSGDWDYMLRVVVGDIAAYDRFYKKLINSTEGLSNITSSFAMEQMKYTTAFPVHRS, encoded by the coding sequence ATGGACAGTTTCGACCAACACATCCTCACCCTGCTGCAGCGCGACGCCTCGATCTCGCTCAAGGACCTGGCCGAAGCGGTCAACCTGTCGACCACGCCGTGCTGGAAGCGGGTCAAACGCCTGGAGGAAGACGGCTACATCCTCGGCCGTGTCGCCCTGCTCGACCCCGAACGTCTGGGGCTGGGACTGACCGTGTTCGTCCAGCTCAAGACCCAACGCCACGACAGCGCCTGGCTGGAGCAGTTCGCCAGCACGGTCACGGGGTTCGAGGAGGTGATGGAGGTCTATCGCATGTCCGGGGACTGGGACTACATGCTGCGGGTGGTGGTAGGCGATATCGCAGCCTATGACCGGTTCTACAAGAAGCTGATCAACAGCACCGAGGGGCTGTCGAACATCACCTCCAGTTTCGCCATGGAGCAGATGAAGTACACCACGGCCTTTCCGGTACATCGATCCTGA
- a CDS encoding trans-sulfuration enzyme family protein → MGPTMSEKPRNFATRTIHAGEQFSVADNAIFPPIYTASSYIKRSLDDNPEYAYSRVGNPTRHAYESCVAALEEGVGAVACASGVNATATVLELLSKDAHVVVMNGVYGGTFRILEDYRGRTSGLTTTYVDLNDIAAVAAAIKPETQLIWIESPTNPLLHLVDIKAVCDLARARGILTCIDNTFCSPWNQRPITLGVDLVMHSASKYIGGHSDLTGGVVVAANDDLLARLRKISMAVGAIQGPFDCYLALRGLKTLDVRMERQCANALQVARFLEGHPQVEQVFYPGLESHPQHELCKRQMRAGGAVVAMKVKGADRAALNRLVEALQIFVLADSLGGVESMINHSWSMSHNSLSPAQKGEMGISENLLRLSVGIEDYRDLIEDLDAALKASAAV, encoded by the coding sequence ATGGGCCCGACCATGTCCGAAAAGCCGCGTAATTTCGCCACCCGTACCATCCACGCCGGCGAGCAGTTCAGCGTTGCCGATAACGCTATCTTTCCGCCCATCTACACCGCCAGTTCCTATATCAAGCGCAGCCTTGACGATAACCCTGAGTATGCCTACAGCCGCGTCGGAAACCCGACCCGGCATGCCTACGAAAGCTGTGTTGCCGCGCTGGAGGAGGGGGTGGGTGCGGTGGCCTGTGCTTCTGGTGTGAATGCCACCGCCACGGTGCTGGAACTGCTGTCAAAGGACGCCCACGTGGTGGTGATGAATGGTGTTTATGGTGGCACCTTCCGCATCCTCGAAGACTACCGCGGGCGTACCTCGGGCCTTACCACCACGTATGTCGACCTCAATGACATCGCAGCGGTGGCGGCAGCGATCAAGCCAGAGACCCAGCTGATCTGGATCGAGTCACCGACCAACCCGTTGCTGCACCTGGTGGACATCAAGGCGGTCTGCGACCTGGCCCGTGCCCGCGGCATCCTCACCTGCATCGACAACACCTTCTGCTCGCCGTGGAACCAGCGGCCGATCACCCTCGGCGTGGATCTGGTGATGCACTCGGCGAGCAAGTACATCGGCGGCCATTCGGATCTCACCGGCGGCGTGGTAGTGGCCGCCAACGACGACCTGCTGGCGCGCCTGCGCAAGATCAGCATGGCGGTCGGGGCGATCCAGGGGCCCTTCGATTGCTACCTGGCCCTGCGCGGGTTGAAGACCCTGGATGTGCGCATGGAGCGCCAATGCGCCAACGCGCTGCAAGTGGCGCGCTTCCTTGAAGGCCACCCGCAGGTCGAGCAGGTGTTTTACCCGGGCCTGGAAAGCCATCCGCAACATGAACTGTGCAAGCGCCAGATGCGTGCAGGTGGGGCAGTGGTGGCGATGAAGGTCAAGGGTGCCGACCGCGCCGCGCTCAACCGCCTGGTCGAGGCCTTGCAGATCTTCGTGCTGGCCGACTCGCTGGGTGGGGTGGAGAGCATGATCAACCACTCCTGGAGCATGTCGCACAACTCGTTGAGCCCGGCGCAGAAGGGCGAGATGGGGATCAGCGAGAATTTGCTGCGTTTGTCGGTGGGGATCGAAGATTACCGCGACCTGATCGAAGATCTGGACGCGGCGTTGAAGGCTTCGGCTGCGGTGTAA
- a CDS encoding YdcH family protein, with amino-acid sequence MPVPHDLLADLHITADAFQALIDKDQDLHKLHKEYNTKDKEVLAAEANGTNDEAVNRLRKERLLLKDKIERIIHPPKA; translated from the coding sequence ATGCCAGTTCCGCATGATCTGCTCGCTGACCTGCACATTACCGCTGACGCATTCCAGGCACTCATTGACAAGGATCAGGACCTTCACAAGCTGCACAAGGAATACAACACCAAGGACAAGGAAGTGCTGGCCGCCGAGGCCAATGGCACCAACGACGAGGCGGTCAACCGCCTGCGCAAGGAAAGGCTGCTGCTCAAGGACAAGATCGAACGGATCATCCATCCGCCCAAGGCCTGA
- a CDS encoding 5-carboxymethyl-2-hydroxymuconate Delta-isomerase, producing the protein MPHLNLEYSDNLCDLNVDVLLLRLNHALVGSGQFADEADIKSRAQAFKQYRVGTAPGERAFAHVRLAILSGRSPEVKQQLSGSLLEVLRDAIPAQAGVDIQLCVEVLDIDREPYAKQRLPG; encoded by the coding sequence ATGCCTCATCTGAACCTGGAATACAGCGACAACCTGTGTGATCTGAATGTCGATGTCCTGCTGCTGCGCCTGAACCACGCCCTGGTCGGCAGTGGCCAGTTCGCCGACGAGGCCGACATCAAGAGCCGGGCCCAGGCCTTCAAGCAGTACCGGGTGGGTACCGCGCCAGGTGAGCGGGCCTTCGCCCATGTGCGCCTGGCGATACTCAGTGGCCGCTCGCCAGAAGTGAAGCAGCAGTTGTCCGGCAGCTTGCTCGAGGTGCTGCGCGACGCCATCCCGGCCCAGGCCGGCGTGGACATCCAGCTGTGCGTCGAAGTGCTCGACATCGACCGCGAACCCTATGCCAAACAGCGCCTGCCCGGCTGA
- a CDS encoding phosphoethanolamine transferase, with protein sequence MLNFKSLRTEWVTLLASVYLLVGLNMFLWQHLQEVVPAGLSGLWLSLAFAVLMLFAFNLVLTLFAFRYVLKPLLIVLFVSGASAAYFMNQYGVLIDAGMFRNMAETNVAEVRDLMSFKFAAYILLLGVLPSVLLWKAQIAYRPWHRELLGKLVVSGACVVALGSVALVNYQGLSSLFRNHHELRLMLTPSNVVGATIGYVNERVGTAARPFQNYGEDAKRDIAWQKHERKSLTVLVVGESARADHFGVLGYDRDTTPNLARQQGLLSFSDVHSCGTETAVSVPCMFSGMKRKEYDARVAKNREGLLDILQRAGLAVQWRDNQSGCKGTCDRVQFIDVSNLKDPQLCASGECHDEILLQGLGELIDNLDKDTVLVLHQMGSHGPEYFKRYPEGSERFIPVCQSNALNQCSEQEIINGYDNTLAYTDKVLSSLIDTLRSKQDKVDTAMIYLSDHGESLGEYNLFLHGTPYAIAPEQQKHVPLLTWFSDSYKADFGIDTDCLAKLSDAPLSQDNLFHSMLGLLQVHTEVYQQSLDMFASCRPWLTAQR encoded by the coding sequence ATGCTCAATTTCAAATCCCTGCGGACTGAATGGGTCACGCTGTTGGCCAGCGTTTACCTGCTGGTCGGTCTCAACATGTTCCTCTGGCAGCACCTTCAAGAGGTGGTGCCCGCTGGTTTGTCGGGGCTTTGGCTGAGTCTGGCATTCGCCGTACTGATGTTGTTCGCGTTCAACCTGGTGTTGACGCTGTTCGCCTTCCGTTATGTATTGAAACCGCTATTGATCGTGTTGTTCGTAAGTGGTGCGAGTGCCGCTTACTTCATGAACCAGTACGGCGTACTCATTGATGCCGGCATGTTCCGCAACATGGCCGAAACCAATGTTGCGGAAGTGCGCGATCTGATGTCGTTCAAGTTCGCGGCTTATATTCTGCTGCTTGGCGTATTGCCGTCGGTGCTGCTGTGGAAAGCGCAGATCGCCTACCGCCCGTGGCACCGCGAACTGCTGGGCAAGCTGGTGGTCAGCGGTGCCTGCGTGGTGGCCCTGGGCTCGGTGGCCCTGGTCAATTACCAAGGGCTGTCGTCGTTGTTTCGCAACCACCACGAACTGCGCCTGATGCTCACCCCGAGCAACGTCGTCGGCGCGACCATCGGTTATGTCAACGAGCGCGTCGGTACCGCCGCGCGACCCTTCCAGAATTATGGCGAAGATGCCAAGCGCGATATCGCCTGGCAGAAGCACGAGCGCAAATCGCTGACCGTGCTGGTGGTGGGTGAAAGTGCGCGGGCCGATCACTTCGGCGTGCTGGGCTATGACCGTGATACGACCCCGAACCTGGCCAGGCAGCAGGGCCTGCTGAGCTTCTCCGATGTGCATTCCTGCGGTACTGAAACCGCCGTTTCGGTGCCGTGCATGTTCTCCGGCATGAAGCGCAAGGAATACGACGCCCGTGTGGCGAAGAACCGCGAAGGGCTGCTGGACATCCTCCAGCGTGCCGGCCTGGCCGTGCAGTGGCGCGACAACCAGTCGGGTTGCAAAGGCACCTGCGACCGCGTGCAGTTCATCGATGTCAGCAACCTCAAGGACCCGCAGCTGTGCGCCAGCGGTGAATGCCATGACGAAATCCTCCTGCAAGGCCTGGGCGAGCTGATCGACAACCTCGACAAGGACACCGTGCTGGTGCTGCACCAGATGGGCAGCCACGGCCCCGAGTACTTCAAGCGCTACCCCGAAGGGAGCGAGCGCTTCATCCCGGTGTGCCAGAGCAATGCGCTGAACCAGTGCAGCGAGCAGGAAATCATCAACGGCTACGACAACACCCTGGCCTACACTGACAAGGTATTGTCCTCGCTGATCGACACCCTGCGCAGCAAGCAGGACAAGGTCGACACGGCGATGATCTACCTGTCCGACCATGGCGAGTCGCTGGGCGAGTACAACCTGTTCCTGCACGGCACGCCTTATGCCATCGCCCCCGAGCAGCAGAAGCACGTGCCGCTGCTGACCTGGTTCTCCGACAGCTACAAGGCGGATTTCGGCATCGACACCGACTGCCTGGCCAAGCTCAGCGATGCACCGCTGTCGCAGGACAACCTGTTCCACTCGATGCTGGGCCTGCTGCAGGTGCACACCGAGGTCTACCAGCAGTCGCTGGACATGTTTGCCAGTTGCCGGCCGTGGTTGACTGCCCAGCGCTGA
- the rnd gene encoding ribonuclease D translates to MAIEIHWIRDDQTLAEYCRTWRELPFVALDTEFMRVDTFYPKAGLVQVGDGQRAFLIDPLLIGDWQPLGELLDDSSVVKVLHACSEDLEVLLRLTGKLPQPLFDTQLAAGYLNLGFSMGYSRLVQEVLGIELPKGETRSDWLQRPLSETQVSYAAEDAVHLAELFEALRPRLAGDKYAWVLEDGAELVAALRREVEPETLYRDVKLAWKLGRQQLAVLRELCAWREREARSRDVPRNRILKEHSLWPIAKSQPDNLSALAKIEEMHPRTIRQDGAALLELIKRAASLPSEQWPQPLPEPLPIEAAGILKRLRAIGQAEGERLGIAPELMLRKKALEALLKSGYPNGPYQLPDSLRGWRRERMGQALLDDLAGAGDKP, encoded by the coding sequence GTGGCCATCGAAATTCACTGGATCCGTGACGACCAGACCCTGGCCGAATACTGCCGCACGTGGCGCGAACTACCCTTCGTGGCGCTCGACACCGAATTCATGCGGGTCGACACCTTCTACCCGAAAGCCGGCCTGGTCCAGGTGGGTGACGGGCAGCGGGCTTTCCTCATCGACCCGCTGCTGATCGGCGACTGGCAGCCGCTGGGCGAACTGCTCGACGACAGCAGCGTGGTCAAGGTGCTGCACGCCTGCAGCGAAGACCTCGAAGTACTGCTGCGCCTGACCGGCAAGCTGCCGCAACCGTTGTTCGACACCCAGTTGGCCGCCGGCTACCTGAACCTGGGCTTCTCCATGGGCTATTCGCGCCTGGTACAGGAAGTGCTGGGCATCGAGCTGCCTAAGGGCGAAACCCGTTCCGACTGGCTGCAGCGCCCGCTGTCGGAAACCCAGGTCAGCTACGCCGCCGAAGATGCCGTGCACCTGGCCGAACTGTTCGAAGCCTTGCGGCCACGCCTGGCCGGCGACAAGTACGCCTGGGTGCTCGAGGACGGTGCCGAGCTGGTCGCCGCGCTGCGCCGTGAAGTCGAACCCGAGACCTTGTATCGCGACGTCAAGCTCGCCTGGAAGCTGGGCCGCCAGCAGCTGGCGGTGCTGCGCGAACTGTGCGCCTGGCGCGAGCGAGAAGCCCGTAGCCGTGATGTGCCGCGCAACCGCATCCTCAAGGAACACTCGCTGTGGCCCATCGCCAAGAGCCAGCCGGATAACCTTTCGGCCCTGGCCAAGATCGAAGAAATGCACCCGCGCACCATCCGCCAGGACGGCGCCGCCTTGCTCGAGCTGATCAAGCGCGCCGCCAGCCTGCCGTCCGAGCAATGGCCGCAGCCGCTGCCTGAGCCGCTGCCGATCGAAGCCGCCGGCATCCTCAAGCGCCTGCGCGCCATCGGCCAGGCCGAAGGCGAACGTCTGGGCATCGCCCCAGAACTGATGCTGCGCAAGAAAGCCCTGGAAGCCCTGCTCAAGAGCGGCTACCCCAACGGCCCCTACCAACTGCCCGATTCGCTGCGCGGCTGGCGCCGTGAGCGGATGGGCCAGGCCCTGCTGGACGACCTCGCAGGCGCCGGAGACAAGCCATGA
- a CDS encoding YcgL domain-containing protein: protein MKRICSIYKSPRKNEMYLYVLKADGLERVPEGLLPFFGTPKHAFDLVLTPERQLAREDITKVLENLDSQGYHLQMPPAEDEYIEHLPEELLRRNDPV, encoded by the coding sequence ATGAAACGTATCTGCTCGATCTACAAGAGCCCACGCAAGAACGAGATGTACCTCTACGTGCTCAAGGCCGATGGCCTGGAGCGCGTGCCCGAAGGCCTGCTGCCGTTCTTCGGTACCCCGAAGCATGCCTTCGACCTGGTGTTGACCCCGGAGCGCCAACTGGCCCGCGAGGACATCACCAAGGTGCTGGAAAACCTCGATAGCCAGGGTTATCACTTGCAGATGCCACCGGCCGAGGACGAGTACATCGAGCACTTGCCTGAAGAGCTGCTGCGCCGTAACGACCCGGTCTGA